One window from the genome of Hydractinia symbiolongicarpus strain clone_291-10 chromosome 1, HSymV2.1, whole genome shotgun sequence encodes:
- the LOC130634855 gene encoding uncharacterized protein LOC130634855 isoform X1 — protein MNASLVEFTMESYTEYTDEMDFISNQLTFGRKDFWVGLRDVNNSIFNWNTGYVSESSPWISTKKSASNLCGVLNSCGIQLINCQNRRPVICQKTSSVIYKTNWIQQDGISFYLSEVKVDYNTAKKICHAVNGSILEFTDECLPTDIPLSAQPYYIGLRYSNITDNFEWETTSLNETSFINHWPVVGLFQTGNCVVVNQKRIWEMVTCDSRYRFACKRATISSLFINNTNHCGGCPWKQLENKCYLNINENVTWDDAQAYCHSFQADLVVLNSTDESYFLGNMTGNQIFWVGAKNLHWINGQPYLNTFGASESSCVKFYHLNLSYSFCSENLPFVCQRNKNVVQDTSLFCNTPWILNGNSTCYLFSNKKATWKGAHSICRGYNAFLVAILDNDQHQFLINNAQFDTVGGYWTSYNDIESEGKFVWAAKGPGGGYQSWASGKPDDNDGVKNCVILQSDGWVDMKCNSKFHFICQKNGDFETPASIQRKHFYFHDTPMTYWKAEIIREGVYINENNYYEPKFSFLGQNGFIIVHQQLHGAGNFCLSHGSADVVNGSSPHIAEYNATTSKSCISFKFENRFFIFVDVNHTILCLQYVDSQLTFTDSCVYEVGFTNVSTNLELLSFQGENFTAKEIFYQIAGVDYVWSTDMLAPGEIIKNVGYKLLLNFKGYLTVNDSSNDVIYCLYLTQFDIKSPVKIGIMNDDAIDCIVFHFVDGFFRPAIFEYYGYCLQFSNDELYFTLECIYPAQIKDRNITSSIIFTSIASSFFTIPSTLYVSTSPLTSTESIQATIYSTELFATSSKFTTLNTKTSTLATSTPTHSTTQDSAHWAAWSEWLPCNVVCETGNRTRKRKCINAVESSQCFGSSTMYESCQGIGDCSKYAYTMRRSSCTEFCAETGQICDPLMHMGESISLFKILGFSCSDNSSQSEWKEDYAPYFHKDTKMCSGYKGLPENINCDAKPPSNRIIRLCKCILQDDIGMTEWSPWSSCSATCKGYHVRHRSCAVSGGDTCSRNKTHQSECNEHIPCPVHGGFTEWSVWSNCSKSCNKGERIRTRQCANPSPQNGGYDCHGVKKEAQACGTKRCPINGQWSSWSKLSACTKPCNG, from the exons ATGAATGCAAGTTTGGTAGAATTCACAATGGAAAGCTATACAGAGTATACTGATGAAATGGATTTCATCTCAAATCAACTTACTTTTGGCAGGAAAGATTTCTGGGTTGGGTTGAGAGATGTTAACAATTCAATATTTAATTGGAACACTGGATATGTTTCGGAATCTTCACCTTGGATATCAACAAAAAAGTCTGCTTCAAATCTTTGTGGTGTTTTAAATTCATGTGGAATACAGCTTATTAATTGTCAGAATAGGAGACCGGTGATTTGTCAAAAGACAT catCAGTTATCTACAAAACAAATTGGATACAACAAGATGGGATTAGTTTTTATTTATCAGAAGTGAAAGTGGACTATAATACTGCCAAAAAAATATGCCATGCTGTAAATGGAAGTatactggaatttaccgatgAATGTTTACCAACAGATATTCCTTTGTCAGCACAGCCTTATTATATTGGACTTCGTTATTCAAATATCACTGATAATTTTGAATGGGAAACAACATCTTTAAACGAGACGAGTTTTATAAATCATTGGCCTGTAGTGGGTCTTTTTCAGACTGGGAATTGTGTTGTAGTTAACCAGAAAAGGATTTGGGAAATGGTTACTTGTGACAGTCGCTACAGATTTGCATGTAAAAGAGCTACCATAT CATCTCTGTTTATAAATAACACAAATCATTGTGGTGGTTGTCCATGGAAACAATTAGAAAACAAATGCTATCTAAATATCAATGAAAATGTAACTTGGGATGATGCACAAGCTTATTGTCATTCCTTCCAAGCTGACTTGGTTGTTTTGAACTCAACTGACGAGAGTTATTTCCTTGGAAACATGACTGGTAACCAAAT ATTTTGGGTTGGAGCAAAGAACTTGCATTGGATAAATGGCCAACCATATCTTAATACATTTGGAGCAAGTGAAAGCAGTTGTGTCAAATTTTATCATTTAAATTTATCGTACTCATTTTGCtcagaaaatttaccttttgttTGTCAGAGAAATAAAA ATGTTGTACAGGACACATCTTTGTTTTGCAACACACCCTGGATTTTAAATGGCAACTCCACTTGCTaccttttttcaaacaaaaaagctaCATGGAAAGGAGCACATTCAATATGTCGAGGTTATAATGCATTTTTGGTAGCCATATTAGACAATGATCAGCATCAATTTTTGATAAACAATGCACAATTTGATACAGTTGGTGGATACTGGACAA GCTATAACGATATTGAATCTGAAGGAAAGTTTGTTTGGGCTGCAAAAGGACCTGGTGGTGGATATCAAAGTTGGGCATCTGGTAAACCCGATGACAATGATGGTGTAAAAAATTGTGTTATTCTGCAATCTGATGGTTGGGTGGATATGAAATGCAATTccaaatttcattttatttgtcaaaaaaacGGGG attTTGAAACTCCTGCAAGCATTCAGAGGAAGCATTTCTATTTTCACGACACACCAATGACATACTGGAAAGCGGAAATCATTCGTGAAGGAGTATACATCAATGAGAACAATTATTATGAACCAAAGTTCTCCTTTCTTGGTCAAAATGGTTTCATTATTGTTCATCAACAGCTTCACGGTGCTGGAAACTTTTGTCTTTCACATGGTTCAGCAGACGTTGTTAATGGAAGCTCACCTCATATTGCAG agtaTAACGCTACAACGTCAAAATCCTGTATAtcctttaaatttgaaaacagaTTCTTCATATTTGTGGATGTCAACCATACCATTCTTTGCTTACAGTATGTTGACTCCCAACTAACATTTACAGATTCATGTGTTTACGAAGTTGGCTTTACAAATGTATCCACCAATCTAG agcTGCTTTCATTCCAAG GTGAAAATTTCACagcaaaagaaatattttaccaAATAGCTGGAGTTGACTATGTATGGAGTACAGACATGCTAGCACCAGGAGAGATCATAAAAAACGTGGGTTACAAATTACTGTTAAACTTCAAGGGTTACCTTACTGTAAATGATTCCAGCAATGACGTCATTTATTGCTTATATCTCACTCAGTTTGACATAAAAAGCCCAGTGAAAATAG GAATCATGAACGACGATGCCATTGATTGCATTGTATTTCATTTTGTGGATGGGTTTTTTCGACCAGCTATATTTGAATATTATGGTTACTGcttgcaattttcaaatgaCGAGCTATATTTCACTTTGGAATGTATATATCCAGCGCAGATTAAAG ATCGCAATATAACCTCAAGTATTATTTTCACCAGCATAGCGTCGTCATTCTTTACAATACCATCTACACTGTATGTATCGACATCTCCGCTCACATCGACAGAATCAATTCAAGCAACAATTTACAGCACTGAACTTTTCGCAACAAGTTCAAAGTTTACCACTCTTAACACAAAAACTTCTACACTCGCCACATCTACTCCTACACATTCAACAACACAAGATTCag CTCACTGGGCTGCATGGTCAGAATGGTTACCTTGTAATGTTGTATGTGAAACGGGTAACCGGACTCgcaaaagaaaatgtataaatgCAGTGGAAAGTAGCCAATGTTTTGGAAGTTCCACCATGTATGAAAGCTGTCAAGGGATTGGAGATTGCTCGAAGTATGCCTACACTATGCGTAGAAGTAGCTGTACAGAATTTTGTGCTGAAACAG GGCAAATATGTGATCCGCTAATGCATATGGGAGAAAGTATCagcttatttaaaattttgggaTTCTCCTGCTCAGACAATTCATCTCAAAGCGAATGGAAGGAAGACTACGCGCCATATTTCCATAAAGACACAAAAATGTGTTCTGGTTATAAAGGTCTTCCAGAAAATATAAATTGTGATGCAAAACCACCTTCAAATAGGATTATTAGACTTTGCAAGTGTATTTTAcaag ACGACATTGGCATGACAGAGTGGTCCCCATGGAGCAGCTGTTCAGCCACTTGCAAGGGGTACCATGTTAGGCATCGCTCCTGTGCAGTGAGTGGAGGAGATACTTGCTCCAGAAATAAAACACATCAAAGTGAATGCAATGAACACATCCCCTGCCCAG TTCATGGAGGTTTCACAGAATGGTCAGTGTGGTCCAACTGTTCAAAATCTTGTAATAAAGGAGAGCGTATACGAACACGTCAATGTGCAAACCCTTCTCCACAAAATGGCGGATATGACTGTCATGGTGTAAAAAAAGAAGCTCAAGCTTGTGGTACTAAACGCTGTCCTA TTAATGGACAATGGTCTTCGTGGTCCAAACTTTCAGCTTGCACGAAACCTTGCAATGGTTGA
- the LOC130634881 gene encoding secretory phospholipase A2 receptor-like produces the protein MSNDNLVDMFIFSSFFLGFCSYLVSLKTLDGNCVGDNDATFHTAPSINGSCCHANGTNVLFYYAGFKLKNDMGKYLDVNGYREKLEWKGWSMHTFVVLSNLNKKLKWYNTNFCLHMDTNFTLVQCDSANILLEDCFSHSFSTYVAQTSKNLGISAIYSNLPTSDGVNCLSFDLNGVVNTKQEHLPEQCCAYTTNILTYDNYMTFKSLRTEAFLGINFQNMPWTIENIEKTNALENSEEEVKNYFFISSKGDVKPHQLPFCLEYNSTSEKVQVLKACQNSLKFQSCEPEVLYPSISTWYVSTTSWYTTIYEPHKWQDARSMCQMLDAELASVEHFLEFNKINQVIKANNFVYWVGLELNISATWSWTDSSLLITEYLPVGSFGSCGAYETPGDSFISKNCDLNLPFICKKSGSTFYHDFNSCNEAQGWKQFNNHCYKEMKELLTWSDSQMICEMIGGSLVVIKNACEDEFINTMLNSSKEYWIGLSKNFTDGGYLTTWVDGTNISYSNFAVPKRLLTYNNFNFYVNHTGYWFEQIQDRTTKKSFVCQKTIPHYKLYTTPSTWDQAKATCERHDSHLISILNADENLFIHRLTAGYDSNFFWTGGFRQSSAEEYTWLNGKNMTYENWYFKSSYTPRCVLYVRSVSRWRTEVCSQKAPFICAAGGYVLFIFK, from the exons ATGTCAAACGATAATCTTGTTGatatgtttatattttcatCCTTTTTTTTAGGATTCTGTAGCTATTTAG TGAGTTTAAAGACGTTAGATGGGAATTGTGTTGGAGATAATGATGCTACTTTCCACACTGCACCTAGTATAAATGGTAGTTGTTGTCATGCCAACGGTACTAATGTGCTCTTCTACTACGCTGGGTTTAAATTAAAGAATGATATGGGAAAATATCTTGATGTTAACGGATATCGAGAAAAGCTTGAATGGAAAG GATGGAGTATGCACACTTTTGTAGTTTTGAGTAATTTAAACAAGAAACTGAAATGGTATAATACAAATTTCTGTTTACATATGGATACCAACTTCACACTTGTGCAATGTGATTCTGCTAATATTCTCCTTG agGACTGTTTTTCACATTCTTTTTCTACCTATGTTGCACAAACCTCCA aaaatcttGGTATCTCTGCTATTTATTCTAATCTTCCTACAAGTGATGGTGTAAACTGTCTATCATTTGATTTAAATGGTGTTGTCAATACCAAACAAGAACATCTGCCAGAGCAATGTTGCGCATACACAACAAATATACTTACATATGATAATTACATGACGTTTAAGTCTTTAAGAACGGAAGCTTTTTTGGGtatcaattttcaaaatatgcCATGGACTATAGAGAATATAG aAAAAACAAACGCACTAGAAAACAGTGAAGAAGAAgtgaaaaactattttttcatcAGTTCCAAGGGTGATGTTAAGCCTCATCAGTTGCCATTTTGCTTGGAATATAATTCAACATCCGAAAAAGTTCAAGTTTTGAAAGCATGTCagaattctttaaaatttcaatcatGTGAACCAGAAG ttttATACCCAAGTATATCAACATGGTATGTTTCCACCACAAGCTGGTATACAACGATATATGAACCACACAAGTGGCAAGATGCTAGATCTATGTGTCAGATGCTAGATGCAGAGCTCGCAAGTGTTGAGCATTTTCTAGagttcaacaaaataaatcaaGTGATCAAGGCTAACAATTTTGTATACTGGGTTGGACTAGAACTAAATATTAGTGCAACGTGGTCTTGGACAGATTCATCACTATTGATCACTGAATATTTGCCTGTGGGTTCATTTGGTTCCTGTGGAGCATACGAAACTCCTGGAGACAGTTTTatatcaaaaaactgtgatttaaaTTTGCCTTTCATATGTAAGAAGAGTGGAA GCACTTTTTACCATGATTTTAATTCTTGTAATGAGGCACAAGGCTGGAAGCAATTTAACAATCACTGTTATAAAGAAATGAAAGAACTCTTGACCTGGAGTGATTCTCAAATGATTTGTGAAATGATAGGAGGTAGTTtggttgttataaaaaatgcaTGCGAGGATGAATTTATAAACACGATGCTTAACTCATCTAAAGAGTATTGGATTGGGTTGTCGAAAAACTTTACAGACGGTGGTTATTTAACAACTTGGGTGGATGGAACAAATATCAGCTACTCTAATTTTGCTGTTCCAAAAAG gttGCTAACTTACAATAActttaatttctatgttaatcaCACTGGTTACTGGTTTGAGCAAATACAAGACCGTACTACGAAAAAATCATTTGTTTGTCAAAAAACAATTCCcc ATTACAAGTTATATACAACTCCATCAACATGGGATCAAGCAAAAGCAACTTGCGAAAGACATGACAGTCACCTAATATCTATCTTAAATGCAgatgaaaatctttttattcaccgtcttacTGCAGGCTATGATAGTAATTTTTTCTGGACTGGAGGATTTAGACAAAGTAGTGCAGAGGAATATACTTGGCTTAATG GAAAAAACATGACTTACGAGAATTGGTATTTTAAATCTTCATATACTCCACGTTGTGTATTATATGTAAGAAGTGTTAGTAGATGGCGTACAGAAGTATGTAGTCAAAAAGCTCCTTTTATATGTGCAGCTGGTGGTTATG ttttattcatttttaaatag